Part of the Benincasa hispida cultivar B227 chromosome 11, ASM972705v1, whole genome shotgun sequence genome, AATAGAAATAGTGGTAGCATTCATGGTTCTCCTAGCTCGGGAAGAACGAAAAAGATTTTCGTTGGAGGTTTAGCTTCGACAGTCACCGAGGCGGACTTTCAGAAGTATTTTGATCAGTTTGGAACAATCACTGATGTTGTTGTTATGTATGATCACAGCACCCAAAGGCCAAGGGGTTTTGGCTTCATTACTTATGACTCAGAGGACTCCGTCGACCGTGTGCTGCATAAAACTTTTCATGAACTCAATGGAAAGATGGTTGAGGTTAAGAGAGCAATCCCAAAAGAGCTAACCCCAGGGCCCAACCGGAGCCCTCTTGTAGGATATAACTATGGTATGAGTAGGCCTAGTGGTTTTCTTAACAGCTATACTCAAGGCTATAATATGAGTCCTTTAGGAGGTTATGGAGTCCGGGCTGATGGTAGATTGAGTCCAATAATTAGCAGTCGAACCGGGGTTCCTCATTTTGGTACTGCTAATTATGGAGTGGGTGTGAATTTGGAGCAAGGGATGAGACAAGGCTATGGCAGGACTTTGAACATTATGAATAGTCAAGCACAGGAACAAATGTTGAATTCCTATTATAATGGCAATTCGAATAGGTACATTGCCCCGATTGGCTATAGCGGGGGTAATGGAAGAGGCGATTCTCCCTTAAGCTCGAGTACATGGAATGTCTGGGGAAATGGAAGTATGAGCACTGCCATGAACTCTTCCGGCCCCGGCACTTTCTCTGGCTCTGGAATGGGGAACTTCAGAGTGGCATATGGAAATAATGACGATAATTGGAGTTTGCCTGCTGTTGCTAATCATGTTGGAGGGAATGTTCCTGGCTATACTTGTGGAAACAATAATGGTTATGCAATTGGAGACAATGGCTTTGGGTTCAGAGGAGGCTATGGAAGAAATGGAGTAGTCTCGAATGTGGCAACACGAAaagcatttgttgaaacaacCAATGGTTATGAGAGGTCATATAGGGACTTGTATCGTGATGAAGCGGTGCACGATGAATCGACCTGGCAGTCTGCTGCTCCTGAACTGGATGGTTCCGTGTCTTTTGGTTATGGTCTTGGTAACCTTGCTTCAGATGATCCAGCCAAAAGTTCTGAGAGTTTTCTTGCAAGTTATGATGTTTCAAGCAGACAATCAACTAGAGGTAAACACACTTTGCTTTATTTATAGCCTTTATTAAAAACACTCATTAACTTGCATACCATTCAGTTTTAGACTAAATACTCGCATTCTCGGTAACTAGGATGATCTTTGATTAACTTCGAAGAATAAGAAAGTGGTTTATGATTCTAGAATTGAGACGAGGATTGAATTGCAATGCTACAGACTCTGTTACATCCTATTCCGTGGTTGTTTAAGGACTAACAAGAAATGCTGCCTTGAAAACTCTGAATATACATTAAATTTGAACCTTTTGGTATCTTACTGTTGTGAACAGGAATTGCTGCGTAGAAAGATTGTTTGTTGTTTGGATTTTCCAACATGATTGGAGGAGTTTGAATATAATGCAATGAATCAAACACACGAAGAAGGGACACGGATTCGTGATTTTTATACCGCTTATTCAGTTGATgagctaaaagaaaaaaaagaaaaaaaaaaaaaaaaggaacactGATCTCATAACTTTTGACTTGGTTCCTCGATCAGAAGGCgatacatatcatatatatagatTTTGAAAGAAGAAAGGTGACAACCGAAATCGAGCActgtaattttttcttttgcatttacagttatttttttgttttcgttAACAAGACATAGGCTTGTTTCTTGGGATTTGATTGAGATGTAAAACCAGATTGGCAGATAGAGATACTCCAGAAGAGtgatattttcaattatttttatcatGCATTCCATATCAAGTGAGGCATGGCAGTAGTAATATCATTAAATGAGAAAAACAGAtgatttgttattattatttttttcaataccATATATCCTTTCTTATGCTGCTGTTGCTGGTGCTGTTAGATTGTTTATCAACCAATGAAAGATGAAAGATTTGATGTTGGTTGAATTGTGATTGTTCTTTCTTGGCCATTTTTGGACCAATGTGGTTGAGATGAAAGAAGTTAATTCAGTTGTTTGGTGTTTCTGCTTTTGCCATTTGTGTTCTTTGGGAGTGGGGGAATTCATATCAGATGAtcttttatctaatttttatgGCCATTTGATTCTCATCCTTGTAGATTAGGATATGCTTTGCTTTTGGCTTTTGCATCTCTTCCTTTGGAGTCTTCTCTACCTCTAAAGCATTTCTAAGAATTTAATGCTTGTGgtcctttctctttctctctcctctGTTACAAAAATATAACCAAAGATGCAATCTCTCACCCATTCCTTCACTCATCAAACATATACACCAATTTATGGATCAAATcacaccttcttctttctttcattttggcCCTTATTGGGTCCAGACCAGGGTCCTTCCtcacatgttttattttttttttattttatttttttggaatcaaatatcattttgagactttgaaatttgtttcttcaatttcatACATGTAATTTCAGTAAATTTTAAACTTAGTTCCCAGTGTTGGTTTAATTATGGTTGATTTTTTAGGtttcgtttgataactattttgttcttttgtttttgtttatgaaaattaGGTCTATTGACAttacttctacctccaaatttcttcttttattatctattttttcatcaatggtttaagaaatcaaaccaaattttgagaactaaaaaaagtagttttttttttggaatttggctaagaattcaatcattgtactaaTACacattattgtaagaaatgtggataaaACCTAACGGGACTTTAAAAAACTTGTagcatttttactataaattttgaaaatatattaacatactatattgtttttatatgaaaattattattattattattattatttatccaatttcgataaaaattaattgagggattaagttttaggtttattgaaagtatagggaTCAAAATTggagattaaaaatataggattaaaattaaacaaatttcaaagtgtACGGACCAAAAtgttaatttaatcttttttaaaacttCTATTTATTAAAACATGTACTATTGACTTcgatgttagaaatttaatttgttCCTCTACATTATTTACATTATTGTTAAACAAAATccctttcttttccatttttctgTTATCATGTTCCAATTTTGGGTTTAAATACTGAAACTGCTCTTttaattactattattattgttattactattattatttatttttcaattattttgtgttagttcaaaattttgagtAAGAAATTATTTTAGCTATTGACTTTTGtctttttattacttatttatAAAACAGGAAGTCAAATGGAATAGGTTTGTATTTATGCCAAATggttaattgaaaattaatggaacgactaaaaatataattttatacagtatttagagactaaaaaatataaagttacCCACTTTGGTCAATAAGTTTTGAGTATAAATGTTACTCAttctaaattttagatttttagtttgaatttagtttttatttgatctttaaatttaaaaatattgattttttataattttttatatttgaattttgagtttattttttatttgattcctAGATTTAAAGATTTGAAACTTATATTTATGGATTTTGATCTTGGACGTTaagtttcaattaattaatttattaaaataatgctgatgtaaaatttttttaaaatccattttaatAGTGacaaaaaatgaaggaaaaaaatttaaaagtatagttaatttcattcttttatattaaattaatagaaaattaacACAAATAACTAGAAGTAAACATGAATAACAATTTATATCTAAGGTAAAAATGTAACAAGACCATAGAttataaagaaattattttaaatgacacttaaaatacttataaattacatcgaaaatatttataaataacatCGAAGTATCATAGTTTATATGTGATAGATCGTGATAGACTAGTTTAGATGTCTATCATGACATAGATAGATATAAATAATAGTCTATCGCAGTCTATCACGGTCTATAAATTTTaccatatttgtaaatattttggtttgttTCTATATTTGGAAATAGTCCCAGATTATAtggaaaataaattcaaaactaGAGGGTAAAAGAATAACAATTTGAAATTCATTCACTAAATGAAAACCATACTCAAAATTCAATgactaaaaatgtattttacccaataatatatttcaaatttggtAACAAAGATGAAATAGTATcgtttaaaagtttaattttaataatatcatataatttagcatagttcaattgacatcgtaaaaaaaatatcatataatttaaattacaatttttatGCTTCAATTTTAAAAGCTTCAATTACATCTTTAAACTCATGCCTaaaacatttttatattatgaaaCAGACCATTATACATATGAATTCTAATTGTCGGTAATTCTTTTATATATCTAATCGTTTTGTAATAAAAGACTAAGAGATCGTAGGTTCAATCTATAGTAGTCACCTATTTAAGATTTAATATTCCACAAAAATTTCCATGACACCTTTAGGATCAAGTGAGTTGTCTCGTATTTGTGCTAATTTGTTGATTGTAcaagatttttaaaataacagGTGTAGTGGGAGTAGATAAGAGATAAGAGATCGtagtattttaaaataaaaatatatatcatttttcagatttactattaattatataagaattttatattttaaaatatattaattacattatctttcatcaataaatttttgaaatatttagttCTTTTATTATTACATCATTTTCGAATTTTGACtttgtattttttctttattaatctTGGTTGATATCCGCTTAAtgtaaaatatttcaaattattttttcgtTTTAGAAGATTTCGtcgttttcttttatatttgtaGTTGAAAATTGATTCATTCTCTATTGAGATCCCAATTATATATTGAATATACTGGTAGTATACTGAAATGTGTAAATATGCATAATATGTaccatgatttattttttggtgtgtttacaaatataccgaaaaatgtaaatattattgCCTATATTGTTCAGTATATAAGACAATATATTATACCCATTTTCTTGTTCATGCAATTATCAAATATACTCTAGTTTGtttctataaaatttaaatatatagtgttatatatatctaatatatttttttcctccttCGAAACTTCTTGTCATCTATTCTTACTTTTATTTATACGGATAatcatttttagattttaagaGAAACTTTTCTTATTTTTGGGAACTTCATAACAACAATGGTGTAATTATAACCTAGAAAGTCCAAAATATTTGTGTGTGCTGGGCCCATTTCATCATTTAAGGCCCATTTGGGTAGATTTGCAAccttacacacacacacacacatatatatatatacccaaTTGTTTGAGTTTACTGTGATGGTTGtaataaatttgagaaaaagTAAGAGATGCTTGTtctcttgttttttatttcataatgACTTAATTAAATTGTATGATTTAACCtatgaagaagagatttataaTAAAGGTTGTCTAAAGCAAGATCAAAGTCCATAGAGTACTAGGAAGAAATATAAGAGAACACATGtcccaaaaaagaaaagttagCACCTCAAGGTTTGGGCTGACCAATTATATACCAATCAGGAAATAACCGAGTTATGCCTGATTTGATACCTTATAACCTCGAACACTGAAAATATCCCTAACATCATCGACGTTACACATAACTGAAGGCGAATGTTAGAGGAAGGACCTGTAAAGAGCTTCATTCAACGACCCCAAAAGAGACTCAGTCCCCTAACCTTACTTCTTGTATGTTTAGCTTAATTATACATTAATACACTCCCCATACTAACTTAAGTATAAGAGTACAATAAGCTCAACACCACATTGGTGCTAAGATCTCTTACACAAGTCAACTTGAAAAGCAAGACCAAAACGAAAGAAGCCGCGGGCGGAAGGTCAAGCTCATGAGGGGTCCGCAACGACAACAAGTTCACACGAGATGATCTGAATGACAAAAATCATAACTTGACATTGTAGGAACCACATGGAATAAATTTGTTTGAATAGTCGAAGTTATAAACAACACATGAATGATGAATGATGAATGAAACCTAAACATTAATGAAAAAGGGATAACAGCCATCCAAATCAGACCAACCAAACCGACCAACTGAGTTTGGGTTGGTTATGTCGGTTTTGTCAGACACCACATTTCTATCATGAGATTCTTCAACCAAATTGGCATTCTAATTCTACTCCATCCCCACTCACTActcttaaaatatatatacatatatagtgTAAGGACAAAGGTTTGTTATACAAACCAAATTGTTCTCTTAGTGGAATTCGACGTGTCgatatttttatatatgaaatatcgACATATAAGGtgaattaaaatttttcatatcgtaaaaaaattcataaaatataaaatttcataattttttctaGAAACATCTATTGACATCGAGATTTCCATAAAATTGAGCTCTTGATATTTTCGTCGACATTGACGTTATAAATTTTAGTTTCTAGTGTgaaagtacaaaataataataattattaaaaaaaaaaagaaaattagttagtaatcaaacaattttttaataGTTAGTTGTAAAATAACTTATCATAATTTAGTTGTAGTGACAACTATTGAAAATCATAACCTCGTATTTTATTTATGACTATTTTTTATTGGAATTAGAGTATTTTATCCATCAAAGTGAGCTTAACTCAACCGTAATTGATATgatcttaaaatattttatctaaatcaatctttctaaaatcaatttgaacCTTGGTTCATTATCAAAATATTTAGACCTTGTTCTTACACTTTGTTGTGCTTTTCCCATGAACATTACGATGGAgtggagaaaaatgaaaatagtaatAAACATGGTTTTCACATTAGGGCTACGATAGACATGATTATCCCTAACGCGAtcttgtataaaaaaaaatggtggtgCACTTTGACGTAAGTAAGAGGTtagatttcatttattttttagataGACAATTAATCATTAAAGGAGTTGAGAATGGGTTGTCTAAATCGATGCATTTTAAAAGAATGGACAAAATGGTATAGTTGAGAACCTAAGGTAATTCAGTCCCTTCCCCTACCAAGAGTTGATAAAAAGAACATTTACATCAATTATTTGAAAGCAAAAGTTAGACACTAATCACATGCCCACAGAGTGTCTCCATATTAGAATGTAATTGGATTCAAATTagatttcatcatatgaaatgaACAAAGACCTTGCTTTTCTCTTTTTGGGGTTTGGCCCCACCAACTTTTTCACCCTATGGCCATGTGCTTGTGGGACCCCTTTCCAATTATATGATTAGCTACATCATTACTTGAGCCCTCCTATAACTCT contains:
- the LOC120090963 gene encoding heterogeneous nuclear ribonucleoprotein 1-like; translation: MESDLGKLFIGGISWDTDEERLREYFGNYGEVVEAVIMRDRTTGRARGFGFVVFADPAVAERVILEKHVIDGRTVEAKKAVPKDDQNMLNRNSGSIHGSPSSGRTKKIFVGGLASTVTEADFQKYFDQFGTITDVVVMYDHSTQRPRGFGFITYDSEDSVDRVLHKTFHELNGKMVEVKRAIPKELTPGPNRSPLVGYNYGMSRPSGFLNSYTQGYNMSPLGGYGVRADGRLSPIISSRTGVPHFGTANYGVGVNLEQGMRQGYGRTLNIMNSQAQEQMLNSYYNGNSNRYIAPIGYSGGNGRGDSPLSSSTWNVWGNGSMSTAMNSSGPGTFSGSGMGNFRVAYGNNDDNWSLPAVANHVGGNVPGYTCGNNNGYAIGDNGFGFRGGYGRNGVVSNVATRKAFVETTNGYERSYRDLYRDEAVHDESTWQSAAPELDGSVSFGYGLGNLASDDPAKSSESFLASYDVSSRQSTRGIAA